The DNA window AGAAACGCAAGTCATCATGGCACTTTTAGAAAATAATTTGCTGGATGTTATCCATGACTGTATCGAAGGAAAAGATTTAGATTTACAGTTTTCAGACAAGAAGGCGATTTGTCTCGTGATGTGTTCTGGCGGTTATCCTGGGAATTTTGAAATCGGTTACGAAATCCAAGGTTTAGACAAGGTGAAACACAGTAATGTTCTCTTTGCAGGAGCAGAGCAAATTGCAGGAAAAGTGGTCACCAATTCTGGTAGAGTGCTAAATGTAGTTGCAACTGGCGATACTTACGAAGAAGCCCGCGAAAAAGTCTATGAAGATGCTAAAACACTTCATTTCGACTACGCATTTTACAGAGAAGATATCGGAAAATTTTAATAAAATGAGGGAATTTTCCCTCAATTTTTTTAGGAGCTAACCCTGCTTTTCGCACTCGCTTTTTTAGAAATTTTTGCCTGATAAATCATCTAGAAATTTCTAAAAAGAGCTCAGACAAATGCTTCAATCAGGGCTAGTTACGCTTAGAAATAATAAGTAATTTTTGTAAAATTTAAGATTGAGTTTTAGCTCAATTTTTAACTTTCAATTAAATAAAATGAATAAAGGAATCATCATTTTGGACTTCGGTTCACAATATAACCAATTGATTGGTAGGAGAATACGCGAAATGGAAGTATATTCGGAAATTCTACCTTTTAATACCTCTTTAGAAGAAATAAAATCCAAAAATCCTGCGGGAATTATCCTTTCTGGAGGTCCGAGTTCTGTAAATTCTCCAGATGCACATTTGGTAGAAAAAGAATTATTCGAATTGGGAATTCCAGTTTTGGGAATTTGCTACGGAATGCAACTTACAGCACATCTTTTGGGCGGAAACGTAAAAAAAGGTGAAAAAGGAGAATACGGAAAAGCAACTCTAGAAATCACGAAATCTAATCCGCTTTTTACAGGAGTAAGTAGATTTTCTACCGTTTGGATGAGCCATTTTGATGAAGTGGAAACTTTGCCAGAGAATTTTGAAATTTCAGCAAAGTCTGGAGTAATTGCAGGGATTTTTAACGAAAAGAAAAATATTTATTGTGTTCAGTTCCATCCAGAAGTTTCGCACAGTGAATTTGGAGCTAGAATGCTCGAAAACTTCGTTTTCCAGATTTGTAAAGCAGAAAAAAATTGGAAACTGACCAATTATATCGAAAAAACTGTTGCTGAAATCCGTGAAAAAGTAGGAAATGACAAGGTCATTCTTGGGCTTTCTGGTGGTGTAGATTCATCTGTAGCTGCGGTTTTGATTCATAAAGCTATTGGTGACCAGTTGCAATGTATTTTTGTAGATACTGGGCTTTTGCGTAAAGATGAAGGCAAAAAAGTAATGGAAAATTACGGAGAGCATTTCCATATGAATATTGATATGGTAGATGCTTCAGAAAGATTTTTGTCAAAATTAGCTGGAGTTTCAGACCCAGAAGAAAAACGAAAAATCATCGGTAGAGAATTCGTAGCCGTTTTCGATGAAGAATCTCACAAATTTGAAGGCGCTAAATTTTTAGCTCAAGGAACCATTTATCCAGATGTTATTGAATCTCAATCGGTAAAAGGTCCTTCTGCAGTGATTAAATCTCACCACAATGTAGGTGGATTGCCGGAAGAAATGAAACTTCAACTTCTAGAACCGCTTCGTGAATTATTTAAAGACGAAGTAAGAAAAGTTGGCGAAGAATTGGGAATTCCGCATCATTTGGTTTACAGACATCCATTTCCAGGACCAGGTTTAGGAATCAGAGTTTTAGGAGAAGTAGATGCCGAAAAAGTGAAAATATTACAAGAAGCAGATGATATTTTCATAGAAGAATTGTATAAAAATGATTTGTATGAAAAGGTTTCTCAGGCTTTTGTGGTGTTACTTCCCGTAAAATCTGTTGGAGTAATGGGAGACGAAAGAACGTATGAATACACCGCTGTAGTTCGCTCTGCGAATACTACAGATTTTATGACGGCAACTTTCAGTCATTTTCCTTGGGAATTTTTAGAAAATGTATCGAACAGAATTATCAATGAAGTGAAAGGAATCAATAGAGTCGCTTATGATATTTCGAGTAAACCACCAGCAACAATTGAGTGGGAATAAATTGTAATATAAGAAGATTACACTGATTGATAAATTAAAATCCTGTTGAAAAACTTCAACAGGATTTTATTTTTTAGTTTTTGCTTCCGCCACTGTCTTTTTCTACATTGGTTTTAGAATTTTCTTTTACTTTCTGGTTACCGAAACGTTTTACGAATGTAAGAGAAATGCCTCTTGCGTCCCAAATGTTAGAATTTCTGAAAGATCCTATTTCTGTAAAAGTGGTTCTGTCAAATTTTGGAGACATAAAGATGTTACTTAATCTCAAACTAGTTTCAATTTGTGATTTTGGAAAAATCTTTGTGGCTGAAATATTATGAAAAAGCATCGTGTTATTGGCAAAAGAATTTCCGCTATGCTGATTAAATATCCCTATCCAAGCATTAATGTTTATGTTTTTATTCAGCAAATTGGTGTAAGAAATGTTAGTAGAACCGCCGATATTACTAAAATAATTTTTCGCATTGATGATATTGTTTTTTGCATAAAAATCACTGTTATCTGTATAACTGTAATTAATACTCAGATTTACATTTAATTTGTTTTTTAGGAAGGTTTGGTTGGTGTTAAAATTAACATTATATTTTTTAACAGCGCCATTAAAATTAATAGGAATATCTATAGTTTTTCCATCATTTATATAAAAGGTGTTCCAGTAATCTTGATTAGAAAACATATAAGAAGTAGAAATATAATATTTTTTATAGAGACCAAATTTAAGTTCTACTCTGTTGCTTGGATTAGGTTGTAAATCCATATTTCCTTGGCTGTACGTTCCATTACTATTGGGCATTAAAAAAGGATTGAATTCTGCGTAATAAGGTCTCCAAATTCCTCTGTTGTAAAAACTGCTGATGTTAAAATTTTCTGTTAAAGTATATTTTAATAAAATATCAGGAAGCCAAGTTCCGTAAGAATTTGTTTTCTCAATACTTCCTACATTTTGTATTATTTTATAATGAATATATTCATATCTGAGTCCAATTCTGGTTTCTAATTTTTTGAAAAAAGTTTTGCTTACATTGGTATATACAGAATTTAGATTTTCTAGATATTGAAATCTATTGCTTTTAGAATGATCAAGATTCCAGTTGTTTTGGTTTAAAAGATAATAATCATTAGGAATTACATTGTTTTTAAAATCTATTTTACCACCCATTTCTAGATTAATTCCTGATTTTTCAAATGGTTGCGTGTAATCTAATTTTAGATAATAATTTCTGTTTTGGTTATCACTTACAATTTTACTTCCAGAAGAAATTGGAGCAATTTCTTGACTTAAAATAAATTCATTATTAGATTCTTCATTGTAATAATTGACCCCTAAATTAACATCAAAAATTTTATTTTTTACCTTGTCATAATATTTGTAAAAAACATTGCTGCCAATACTTTTATGGTCTCCGTTAGTGGATTGGTTTTGGGTAAAAGAGTTTTGAAAAACAGTATCTAAATAACTGCTGCCAACAGCAATAGCATTGTTGTTATATTTATACTGAAAGTATTCTAAAATTAAACCTATGTTGTTTTTGCTATCTAGTTCTAGCTCTGAAGTCGAAGAAAAAGTAGGAACTTTATTTAGATTATTACTATCTGTAATTACGTTTGTTAAAGATTTATTAGCATAAATATAGTTTTCATTTGTACTGCTGTACACATATTCTCCATTACTATAACCGCCTGATAAAGTTTGGGTAAAATTTTTCTTGTGATAATTAAGGTTAAAATTAGAATATTGTGAGTTCTTTTTATTCTGAGTATTGCTTAAAGAAACGCTTCCTTTTACACCTTCGTTTTCTAATTTTTTTAGAATAATATTAATTACAGAACCCGCACTTTCATATCTTGCAGAAGGATTTGTAATCACTTCTATTTTCATGAGATTATCTGCAGGAATGGTTTTTAAATATTCTTTTAGTTCTTTTCCAGTAAAAACAGATTTTCTATCATTAATGTAAACCGTTACATTTTCACCTTCAGATTTTAGCGTTTCGTCATTTTCAACACTAATTAAGGGAGTCATTTTTAAAACTTCCCAAGTTGTATTACCTGCCAAAATAGAGCTGTTTGCTACATTAAAAACGGTGCGGTCAACTTTATTTTCTACAGTAGGTTTTTTTCCGACCAAAACGACTTCTTTTATTTCTTTCTGTGTTGTACTGTCTTTTTTAGTTTGAGATAAAGTTAAAATAGTGCATAACATTCCTGATGTTACGAAGATTTTTTTCATGATTATTGGTTTATAGAATATTATTGAGCGGTGAAAATACCAAAATCAATGTTAGTATTTCTATCATTCTGTCTTTTTAATTTTATTTTAACACATATAGTATTTCTAAAATGATAATTTTAACAATTTTTATGTTACTTTTAGTTAAAATTTTTATTTTTGAAATAAACAAAACATAAATGATTATGAAAAAAATAGCTTCTATTTCGTTTTTTCTGATGGTTAATTTCTTGTTTTCTCAAACTTCTGAAGTGAAGATAGAAGGAGATTATAACGGAGATGGCAAAAAAGAATTTGCATACGCTACGGTTTCAGATTGTAGTGATGAATGCGAAGGGAATTGTATTACTACCATTCATTTTTCCGATGAAAAAATTAAACCGATTACCATCAAAAATGCTAAAAACGGCGATATCTATAACCTGAAAGATTTAAACAATGATGGCGCAGATGAAATAGGATTTTATCCGAATTGGTGTACCAGTTGTTGGCATTCTTTTTATGTCTATACTTTTAGAAATAATGAATCGAAATTCTTGGTAAAACCTATTCCTACGCATTGTTTGCAGTGGGAAGAAAATAAATTTCCGATTGAAAAAGATCCTCTGAAAAAAGGATTTGTAAGAATTACTTCAAGTGTTTGGAAAAATGATAAAATCAAAGTAGAAACCAAATCTGTGAAGCTCAAATAATGATTTTTGTCTTATTTTCTTAAATTATTTTCTGCTTAGCATAATTTAGTCCTTTTTGAATGATAATTTTGCATCTTCAAATTTAAATGATTGTTTAAAATTAATGAAGATGAAGAAAATTCTTTTATTCAGTTTTGTATTGTTC is part of the Cloacibacterium normanense genome and encodes:
- the guaA gene encoding glutamine-hydrolyzing GMP synthase; the protein is MNKGIIILDFGSQYNQLIGRRIREMEVYSEILPFNTSLEEIKSKNPAGIILSGGPSSVNSPDAHLVEKELFELGIPVLGICYGMQLTAHLLGGNVKKGEKGEYGKATLEITKSNPLFTGVSRFSTVWMSHFDEVETLPENFEISAKSGVIAGIFNEKKNIYCVQFHPEVSHSEFGARMLENFVFQICKAEKNWKLTNYIEKTVAEIREKVGNDKVILGLSGGVDSSVAAVLIHKAIGDQLQCIFVDTGLLRKDEGKKVMENYGEHFHMNIDMVDASERFLSKLAGVSDPEEKRKIIGREFVAVFDEESHKFEGAKFLAQGTIYPDVIESQSVKGPSAVIKSHHNVGGLPEEMKLQLLEPLRELFKDEVRKVGEELGIPHHLVYRHPFPGPGLGIRVLGEVDAEKVKILQEADDIFIEELYKNDLYEKVSQAFVVLLPVKSVGVMGDERTYEYTAVVRSANTTDFMTATFSHFPWEFLENVSNRIINEVKGINRVAYDISSKPPATIEWE
- a CDS encoding outer membrane beta-barrel family protein; this encodes MKKIFVTSGMLCTILTLSQTKKDSTTQKEIKEVVLVGKKPTVENKVDRTVFNVANSSILAGNTTWEVLKMTPLISVENDETLKSEGENVTVYINDRKSVFTGKELKEYLKTIPADNLMKIEVITNPSARYESAGSVINIILKKLENEGVKGSVSLSNTQNKKNSQYSNFNLNYHKKNFTQTLSGGYSNGEYVYSSTNENYIYANKSLTNVITDSNNLNKVPTFSSTSELELDSKNNIGLILEYFQYKYNNNAIAVGSSYLDTVFQNSFTQNQSTNGDHKSIGSNVFYKYYDKVKNKIFDVNLGVNYYNEESNNEFILSQEIAPISSGSKIVSDNQNRNYYLKLDYTQPFEKSGINLEMGGKIDFKNNVIPNDYYLLNQNNWNLDHSKSNRFQYLENLNSVYTNVSKTFFKKLETRIGLRYEYIHYKIIQNVGSIEKTNSYGTWLPDILLKYTLTENFNISSFYNRGIWRPYYAEFNPFLMPNSNGTYSQGNMDLQPNPSNRVELKFGLYKKYYISTSYMFSNQDYWNTFYINDGKTIDIPINFNGAVKKYNVNFNTNQTFLKNKLNVNLSINYSYTDNSDFYAKNNIINAKNYFSNIGGSTNISYTNLLNKNININAWIGIFNQHSGNSFANNTMLFHNISATKIFPKSQIETSLRLSNIFMSPKFDRTTFTEIGSFRNSNIWDARGISLTFVKRFGNQKVKENSKTNVEKDSGGSKN